In a genomic window of Helianthus annuus cultivar XRQ/B chromosome 10, HanXRQr2.0-SUNRISE, whole genome shotgun sequence:
- the LOC110883950 gene encoding tetratricopeptide repeat protein 4 homolog: MALLMEKGAEPQTERELADLDAISALKESAAIELKEEGNKYVKMGKKHYQQAINCYTRAINQKALTDTETSILHSNRAHVNLLLGNYGRALSDSEEAIKLSPTNIKAYYRAAKASLSVNKLVEAKAFSEKGLDQDPDNEELKKLKKQIDSQISELQQREAQVSKALKTAKDIMSAIEDRGIKIGKATFQELTGLKKPILDNDHMLHWPVLLLYAEVMSSDFIEDFCETDMFSAHLDLMFSDSAEPLPWDKENAYTRDAIELYYEAGSGVCLSKKEILSNLLQGTAASHIESFGDEDTDAAKSSPKEISSVGNNRSKWVKVNERKTLHAVLKEPNFIIPGIPVFFVVSKKSSFYKDFKSGNWSLPS, from the exons GAAGAAGGTAACAAGTATGTCAAGATGGGAAAGAAACATTATCAACAAGCTATCAACTGTTATACACGGGCCATAAATCAGAAGGCCTTAACTGACACCGAGACCTCGATACTTCATTCTAATAGAGCACATGTTAATTTACTACTTGGAAATTACGGGCGCGCTCTTTCCGATTCAGAGGAAGCCATAAAGCTGTCCCCAACAAACAttaag GCTTATTATAGAGCGGCTAAAGCATCATTATCTGTTAATAAGTTGGTTGAAGCAAAGGCCTTTAGTGAAAAAGGACTCGATCAAGATCCGGATAATGAAGAACTAAAGAAACTGAAAAAACAAATTGATTCGCAAATATCGGAACTTCAACAACGCGAGGCTCAAGTTTCTAAAGCTTTGAAAACCGCTAAG GACATAATGTCAGCAATTGAAGACAGAGGAATAAAGATCGGAAAGGCTACATTTCAAGAATTAACCGGATTGAAAAAGCCGATATTAGATAACGATCATATGCTTCACTGGCCCGTTCTTCTTCTTTATGCAGAGGTTATGTCGAGTGACTTCATTGAGGATTTCTGCGAGACCGATATGTTCTCAGCTCATCTTGACTTG ATGTTTTCGGATAGTGCTGAACCGTTGCCATGGGATAAAGAAAATGCGTATACTCGTGATGCTATTGAGTTGTACTATGAG GCTGGATCAGGGGTTTGCTtgtcaaagaaagaaattcttagCAATTTATTACAGGGTACAGCTGCTTCCCATATTGAATCTTTCggtgatgaagatacagatgcagCTAAATCTTCACCTAAAGAAATCTCTTCAGTTG GAAACAATCGTTCCAAATGGGTGAAAGTGAATGAAAGAAAAACCCTTCATGCAGTTCTCAAAGAACCGAATTTCATTATCCCCGGAATCCCAG TGTTTTTTGTTGTTTCCAAGAAATCCAGTTTCTATAAAGACTTCAAAAGTGGAAATTGGTCCCTTCCATCCTGA
- the LOC110883951 gene encoding uncharacterized protein LOC110883951 isoform X2 codes for MKTTPASLHDLSSSSTSSPPHRNRNVFQMLTRREIAPRIKKHVSRRHRGRNFDLNHRRYVKPNSESARDSRRELLSWVETESLGWLSAKYCSLMPSPRSTIAAAFSPDGKILASTHGDHTVKIIDCQTGKCLKVLSGHRRTPWVVRFNPLHPEILASGSLDHEVRLWNANTSECIRSRDFYRPIASIAFHSEGELLAVAAGHKLYLWQYNSRGETSSPAIILRTRRSLRAVHFHPHAAPLLLTAEVNDLDSSDSTMAPATSQAYMHYPPPAVYMGNMHRIDRLSLAAELPLVPLQLMQTDGAGASNMNISGVEDMGSSQLGRDSGLDPLREHVRWELPFMQGWLMGQSQNQAGPPPTFPLGGSPHRYTVATEPPFNINLGQTNEATDGVDSIPMMNIIQSQISASLTATAAAELPCTVKLRIWSHDIKNPCALLKPESCRLVIPHAVLCSEMGAHFSPCGRYLAACVACVLPQFEADSGISTQLHQDVSRAGTSPTRHPISARHVIYELRVYSLEEATFGSVLISRPIRAAHCLTSVQFSPSSEHILLAYGRRHSSLLRSIDINGDTSLSIYTVLEVYRVSDMELVSVLPSAEDEVNVACFHPFSGGGIVYGTKEGKLRILQFNGARGTNFTRPDNYLEAQMVDVE; via the exons TAGGAATGTGTTCCAAATGTTGACCAGGAGAGAGATAGCTCCAAGAATAAAAAAGCATGTGTCGAGAAGGCATAGAGGTAGAAATTTTGATCTCAACCATAGAAGATATGTTAAGCCCAACAGTGAAAGTGCAAGGGATTCAAGGCGCGAACTTCTTTCATG GGTGGAAACCGAGTCTTTGGGGTGGTTATCAGCCAAATATTGTTCATTAATGCCTTCACCGAGGTCGACTATTGCAGCAGCATTTAGTCCGGATGGGAAAATTCTTGCTTCTACTCA TGGTGATCATACTGTTAAAATAATTGACTGCCAAACTGGAAAGTGTTTAAAGGTTTTGAGTGGACATAGACGAACACCTTGGGTG GTTAGATTCAACCCGTTGCATCCGGAAATACTTGCTAGTGGAAGTTTGGACCATGAAGTTCGCTTATGGAATGCAAATACATCAGAATGCATAAGATCTCGTGATTTTT ATCGGCCTATTGCTTCCATTGCATTTCATTCTGAAGGTGAACTGCTTGCAGTTGCTGCAGGCCATAAG CTGTATTTGTGGCAGTACAACAGTAGAGGTGAGACTTCTTCACCTGCTATTATATTGAGGACTAGACGTTCTCTTCGTGCTGTGCATTTCCATCCACATGCTGCTCCACTTCTATTAACCGCCGAG GTGAATGATCTTGACTCTTCAGATTCTACAATGGCACCCGCAACATCTCAGGCTTATATGCATTACCCCCCTCCTGCTGTATATATGGGCAATATGCATCGCATTGACCGTTTGAGTTTAGCAGCTGAATTACCATTAGTACCCTTACAGTTAATGCAGACTGATGGTGCTGGTGCTTCAAACATGAATATATCTGGTGTTGAAGATATGGGGTCAAGTCAGTTGGGTCGGGATTCAGGTTTGGACCCGTTAAGAGAACATGTACGTTGGGAACTACCGTTTATGCAAGGATGGTTAATGGGTCAAAGTCAAAACCAAGCAGGCCCACCACCAACTTTTCCTCTCGGTGGTAGTCCACATAGATATACGGTTGCAACCGAGCCACCGTTCAACATAAATCTCGGTCAAACCAATGAGGCAACTGATGGGGTTGACTCGATTCCTATGATGAATATAATACAATCTCAAATATCTGCGTCACTTACTGCTACTGCAGCCGCTGAGTTGCCTTGTACTGTAAAGCTAAGAATATGGTCTCATGATATAAAAAATCCATGTGCCTTGCTCAAGCCTGAAAGTTGTCGTTTAGTAATACCACATGCTGTCCTTTGCAG TGAAATGGGTGCCCATTTTTCACCATGTGGGAGATATCTAGCTGCGTGTGTTGCATGTGTACTTCCTCAGTTTGAAGCTGATTCCGGGATATCAACGCAACTCCATCAAGATGTGAGCAGGGCCGGAACATCTCCTACACGCCATCCAATCTCTGCTCGCCACGTCATCTATGAACTTAGAGTATATTCACTTGAGGAGGCCAC CTTTGGTTCGGTACTTATCTCGAGGCCTATTAGAGCTGCTCACTGTTTAACTTCCGTCCAG TTTTCACCTAGTTCTGAGCACATACTGCTTGCTTATGGCCGTCGTCATAGTTCTCTTCTAAGAAGCATTGATATCAATGGTGACACCTCCTTATCAATTTACACAGTTTTGGAG GTATATAGAGTTTCAGATATGGAACTCGTGAGTGTGCTTCCGAGTGCAGAAGACGAGGTGAATGTAGCTTGTTTTCACCCTTTCTCTGGTGGAGGTATCGTCTATGGGACAAAG GAAGGTAAGCTTAGAATCCTTCAGTTTAACGGTGCTCGCGGGACAAATTTTACCAGACCTGATAACTATCTTGAAGCACAAATGGTCGATGTTGAATAA
- the LOC110883951 gene encoding uncharacterized protein LOC110883951 isoform X1 — protein MKTTPASLHDLSSSSTSSPPHRNSRNVFQMLTRREIAPRIKKHVSRRHRGRNFDLNHRRYVKPNSESARDSRRELLSWVETESLGWLSAKYCSLMPSPRSTIAAAFSPDGKILASTHGDHTVKIIDCQTGKCLKVLSGHRRTPWVVRFNPLHPEILASGSLDHEVRLWNANTSECIRSRDFYRPIASIAFHSEGELLAVAAGHKLYLWQYNSRGETSSPAIILRTRRSLRAVHFHPHAAPLLLTAEVNDLDSSDSTMAPATSQAYMHYPPPAVYMGNMHRIDRLSLAAELPLVPLQLMQTDGAGASNMNISGVEDMGSSQLGRDSGLDPLREHVRWELPFMQGWLMGQSQNQAGPPPTFPLGGSPHRYTVATEPPFNINLGQTNEATDGVDSIPMMNIIQSQISASLTATAAAELPCTVKLRIWSHDIKNPCALLKPESCRLVIPHAVLCSEMGAHFSPCGRYLAACVACVLPQFEADSGISTQLHQDVSRAGTSPTRHPISARHVIYELRVYSLEEATFGSVLISRPIRAAHCLTSVQFSPSSEHILLAYGRRHSSLLRSIDINGDTSLSIYTVLEVYRVSDMELVSVLPSAEDEVNVACFHPFSGGGIVYGTKEGKLRILQFNGARGTNFTRPDNYLEAQMVDVE, from the exons TAGTAGGAATGTGTTCCAAATGTTGACCAGGAGAGAGATAGCTCCAAGAATAAAAAAGCATGTGTCGAGAAGGCATAGAGGTAGAAATTTTGATCTCAACCATAGAAGATATGTTAAGCCCAACAGTGAAAGTGCAAGGGATTCAAGGCGCGAACTTCTTTCATG GGTGGAAACCGAGTCTTTGGGGTGGTTATCAGCCAAATATTGTTCATTAATGCCTTCACCGAGGTCGACTATTGCAGCAGCATTTAGTCCGGATGGGAAAATTCTTGCTTCTACTCA TGGTGATCATACTGTTAAAATAATTGACTGCCAAACTGGAAAGTGTTTAAAGGTTTTGAGTGGACATAGACGAACACCTTGGGTG GTTAGATTCAACCCGTTGCATCCGGAAATACTTGCTAGTGGAAGTTTGGACCATGAAGTTCGCTTATGGAATGCAAATACATCAGAATGCATAAGATCTCGTGATTTTT ATCGGCCTATTGCTTCCATTGCATTTCATTCTGAAGGTGAACTGCTTGCAGTTGCTGCAGGCCATAAG CTGTATTTGTGGCAGTACAACAGTAGAGGTGAGACTTCTTCACCTGCTATTATATTGAGGACTAGACGTTCTCTTCGTGCTGTGCATTTCCATCCACATGCTGCTCCACTTCTATTAACCGCCGAG GTGAATGATCTTGACTCTTCAGATTCTACAATGGCACCCGCAACATCTCAGGCTTATATGCATTACCCCCCTCCTGCTGTATATATGGGCAATATGCATCGCATTGACCGTTTGAGTTTAGCAGCTGAATTACCATTAGTACCCTTACAGTTAATGCAGACTGATGGTGCTGGTGCTTCAAACATGAATATATCTGGTGTTGAAGATATGGGGTCAAGTCAGTTGGGTCGGGATTCAGGTTTGGACCCGTTAAGAGAACATGTACGTTGGGAACTACCGTTTATGCAAGGATGGTTAATGGGTCAAAGTCAAAACCAAGCAGGCCCACCACCAACTTTTCCTCTCGGTGGTAGTCCACATAGATATACGGTTGCAACCGAGCCACCGTTCAACATAAATCTCGGTCAAACCAATGAGGCAACTGATGGGGTTGACTCGATTCCTATGATGAATATAATACAATCTCAAATATCTGCGTCACTTACTGCTACTGCAGCCGCTGAGTTGCCTTGTACTGTAAAGCTAAGAATATGGTCTCATGATATAAAAAATCCATGTGCCTTGCTCAAGCCTGAAAGTTGTCGTTTAGTAATACCACATGCTGTCCTTTGCAG TGAAATGGGTGCCCATTTTTCACCATGTGGGAGATATCTAGCTGCGTGTGTTGCATGTGTACTTCCTCAGTTTGAAGCTGATTCCGGGATATCAACGCAACTCCATCAAGATGTGAGCAGGGCCGGAACATCTCCTACACGCCATCCAATCTCTGCTCGCCACGTCATCTATGAACTTAGAGTATATTCACTTGAGGAGGCCAC CTTTGGTTCGGTACTTATCTCGAGGCCTATTAGAGCTGCTCACTGTTTAACTTCCGTCCAG TTTTCACCTAGTTCTGAGCACATACTGCTTGCTTATGGCCGTCGTCATAGTTCTCTTCTAAGAAGCATTGATATCAATGGTGACACCTCCTTATCAATTTACACAGTTTTGGAG GTATATAGAGTTTCAGATATGGAACTCGTGAGTGTGCTTCCGAGTGCAGAAGACGAGGTGAATGTAGCTTGTTTTCACCCTTTCTCTGGTGGAGGTATCGTCTATGGGACAAAG GAAGGTAAGCTTAGAATCCTTCAGTTTAACGGTGCTCGCGGGACAAATTTTACCAGACCTGATAACTATCTTGAAGCACAAATGGTCGATGTTGAATAA